A portion of the Cyanobacterium sp. T60_A2020_053 genome contains these proteins:
- a CDS encoding AarF/ABC1/UbiB kinase family protein: MSYSSFIATQRESNSDSILKYDAKAIASYYNKRPWLGLFRALKIITLFSIFVVQLQFDKWFKQQAKNKQARAESLRKILTKLGATFIKVGQALSTRPDLIKPDFLEELIKLQDQLPPFDNETAFNIIETQLDMPVSQAYRVISPNPVAAASLGQVYKAVLHTGEEVAVKVQRPNLLPVITLDLYIMRLGSRWIAPFLPLNLGHDLGLIVDEFGIKLFEEIDYVNEARNAEKFAANFLNDDEVKVPCIYWRYTHHKVLTLEWINGYKLNDLDAIRGAGLDADAIIKIGVTSGLKQLLEHGFFHADPHPGNLFAMQDGRMAYIDFGMMDQLDEHTKETIASSIVQLINQDYQALARDFVELGFLSPTTDITPIIPALETVLGNAVGQSVGDFNFQTITNDFSQLMYEYPFRVPAKFALIIRSLVTQEGLALSLNPDFRIVEVSFPYVSRRLLTGESPAMRSRLLEVLFKDDKFQWERLEHMISIAKSDHKFDLLPTAGLGLQFIMSEEGDYLRRQIIYALVEDDRLHTEEIHRLWQLVQPDLQPNKILDVAFNAIKQLSLKIA, from the coding sequence GTGAGCTATTCATCATTTATCGCTACCCAAAGAGAGTCAAATTCCGACTCAATCCTGAAATACGATGCCAAAGCCATCGCTAGTTACTACAACAAGCGCCCTTGGTTAGGATTATTTCGGGCTTTAAAAATTATTACCCTTTTTAGTATTTTTGTTGTACAACTACAATTTGATAAATGGTTTAAACAACAGGCAAAAAATAAACAGGCGCGCGCCGAAAGCCTCAGAAAAATTTTAACCAAACTAGGTGCAACTTTTATTAAAGTCGGTCAAGCCTTATCCACTCGACCAGATTTAATTAAACCAGATTTTCTGGAAGAATTGATCAAACTACAAGATCAACTTCCCCCCTTTGACAACGAAACCGCTTTTAACATAATCGAAACTCAACTGGATATGCCCGTATCACAGGCTTACCGAGTAATATCCCCCAATCCAGTGGCGGCCGCCTCCCTCGGACAAGTTTATAAAGCAGTGTTACATACAGGAGAAGAAGTAGCGGTAAAAGTCCAGCGCCCGAATTTGCTACCCGTCATTACCCTTGATTTATACATCATGCGCCTAGGCTCAAGATGGATAGCGCCCTTCCTCCCTCTCAATTTAGGTCATGATTTGGGTTTAATTGTAGATGAATTTGGCATCAAACTATTTGAAGAAATTGACTATGTTAATGAAGCTCGAAATGCTGAAAAATTCGCCGCCAACTTCCTCAATGATGATGAAGTGAAAGTGCCTTGTATTTATTGGCGCTACACCCACCACAAAGTATTAACCCTTGAGTGGATTAATGGTTATAAATTAAATGATTTGGATGCGATTAGGGGCGCTGGATTGGATGCCGATGCCATCATCAAAATTGGTGTTACTTCTGGTTTAAAACAACTATTAGAACATGGGTTCTTCCATGCCGATCCCCATCCCGGCAACCTCTTTGCCATGCAGGATGGTAGAATGGCTTATATTGACTTCGGCATGATGGATCAACTTGACGAACATACCAAAGAAACCATCGCATCTTCCATCGTACAACTCATTAACCAAGACTATCAAGCCCTAGCAAGGGATTTTGTGGAGTTAGGGTTTTTGTCCCCGACAACGGACATTACGCCCATCATACCAGCTTTAGAAACGGTTTTAGGCAATGCCGTAGGGCAAAGTGTAGGGGATTTTAACTTTCAAACTATCACCAATGATTTTTCTCAATTGATGTATGAATATCCCTTCCGAGTTCCAGCGAAATTTGCTTTAATTATTCGCTCCCTAGTTACTCAAGAAGGTTTAGCATTGAGTTTAAATCCTGATTTTCGTATCGTGGAAGTCTCCTTCCCTTATGTTTCGCGCCGTCTTTTAACAGGGGAATCTCCTGCTATGCGCAGTCGTCTTTTAGAAGTGTTATTCAAAGATGATAAATTTCAATGGGAAAGACTAGAACACATGATCTCTATTGCTAAATCTGATCATAAATTCGATTTATTGCCCACCGCAGGATTAGGTTTGCAATTTATCATGTCGGAAGAGGGAGATTATTTGCGCCGTCAGATTATCTATGCGTTAGTAGAAGATGATCGTTTGCACACAGAAGAAATACATCGGTTATGGCAGTTAGTGCAACCTGATTTACAACCTAACAAAATTTTAGATGTGGCTTTTAATGCTATTAAACAATTGTCTCTAAAAATTGCTTAA
- a CDS encoding putative toxin-antitoxin system toxin component, PIN family encodes MNPKIIVLDTNILISAVLSPQGSARKALDKAYKYFYLVQSEETYQELITRIYKARFDKYISNLEREKFLNVLKENSLFIKVESIVNDCRDADDNKFLALAKDSKASYLVTGDKDLLVMKSIKKYRSLVVTVQEFLIK; translated from the coding sequence ATGAATCCTAAAATAATTGTACTTGATACTAATATTTTAATTAGTGCGGTTTTAAGCCCTCAAGGAAGTGCCAGAAAAGCATTAGATAAAGCCTATAAATATTTTTATTTAGTACAAAGTGAAGAAACATATCAAGAGTTAATAACGAGAATATATAAAGCCAGATTTGACAAATATATTTCCAACCTAGAAAGAGAAAAATTTTTGAATGTTTTGAAAGAAAATAGTTTATTTATTAAGGTTGAGTCGATAGTTAATGATTGTCGAGATGCCGATGATAATAAATTTTTAGCCTTAGCTAAGGATTCTAAAGCGTCTTATTTAGTTACTGGAGATAAGGATTTATTAGTAATGAAGTCCATAAAAAAATATAGAAGTTTAGTCGTTACAGTACAGGAATTTTTAATAAAATAA
- a CDS encoding heavy metal-responsive transcriptional regulator encodes MENLQIKEVCQQLKINSQTIYYYEKIGLISPPQRSESGYRLFTTEDVEILAFILRVKSLGLTLEEIRQLLNLKEGRSLSCQAVYNQLNHKIEEINQKINQLQALKKELTPLLDQCKTNMNNHNLDHQCQVLNLT; translated from the coding sequence ATGGAAAATTTACAAATAAAAGAAGTTTGTCAACAATTAAAAATCAATTCCCAAACTATTTATTACTACGAAAAAATTGGCTTGATTTCCCCTCCGCAACGTAGTGAATCAGGTTATCGTCTTTTCACCACAGAAGATGTGGAAATTTTAGCATTTATCCTACGGGTAAAGTCTCTCGGCTTAACTCTTGAGGAAATTCGACAATTATTAAACCTCAAGGAAGGGCGCTCTTTATCTTGTCAAGCAGTTTATAATCAATTAAATCATAAAATAGAAGAAATTAATCAAAAAATTAATCAACTACAAGCACTAAAAAAGGAATTAACACCACTTTTAGATCAATGTAAAACTAACATGAATAATCACAATTTAGACCATCAATGTCAAGTTTTAAACCTGACATAA
- the glcD gene encoding glycolate oxidase subunit GlcD, translating to MKSSALHPWPQIIKELEDILGKRGVVKKKEELLTYECDGLPQYRQRPTVVTLPQNTQQVKEIVTICNKYGIVWVARGAGTGLSGGALPYEDCLLIVTARMRQVLDVDYENQRITVQPGIINNWVTETVKGAGYYYAPDPSSQIICSIGGNIAENSGGVHCLKYGTTTNHVLGLTIVTAAGEIVKVGGKVPEAPGYDLTGLFVGSEGTLGIATEITLKILKTPDCISVVLADFNSVEEAGGAVAQIIRSGIIPAGMEMMDNFSINAVEDVVATQCYPRDAQAILLVELDGLEVEVNNYRQQVKDICLQCGARTVTGAEDAPTRLKLWKGRKAAFAAMGKISPDYFVQDGVVPRSQLPFVLGEINALSEKYGYRIANVFHAGDGNLHPLILYNGAEKGSFEKVEELGGEILKLCVKVGGSLSGEHGIGSDKKCYMGQMFSEEDLETMQYVRAVFNPFGLANPEKIFPTPRTCGESANANKTQFKNISAF from the coding sequence ATGAAATCCAGCGCCCTCCACCCATGGCCACAAATTATCAAGGAATTAGAAGACATCCTCGGTAAAAGGGGAGTAGTTAAGAAAAAAGAAGAACTTTTGACCTATGAATGTGACGGTTTACCCCAATATCGTCAACGTCCAACGGTAGTAACATTGCCACAAAATACTCAACAAGTCAAGGAAATTGTCACAATTTGTAATAAATATGGCATTGTGTGGGTGGCGAGGGGCGCTGGTACAGGTTTATCAGGGGGTGCATTACCTTACGAAGATTGTTTGTTAATTGTCACGGCGAGAATGCGACAGGTATTGGATGTTGACTATGAAAATCAACGCATCACCGTGCAACCCGGTATCATCAATAATTGGGTAACGGAAACGGTGAAGGGCGCTGGTTATTATTATGCGCCTGATCCTTCTAGTCAGATCATTTGTTCTATTGGCGGTAATATTGCCGAAAATTCGGGGGGGGTGCATTGTCTCAAATATGGCACCACCACTAATCACGTTTTAGGCTTAACCATCGTCACCGCAGCCGGGGAAATCGTCAAGGTGGGGGGCAAAGTGCCTGAAGCCCCCGGTTATGACTTAACAGGCTTATTCGTAGGCTCAGAAGGCACTCTAGGCATCGCCACGGAAATCACTTTAAAGATTCTCAAAACCCCTGATTGTATCTCGGTAGTGTTGGCCGATTTTAATAGTGTAGAGGAGGCGGGGGGCGCTGTGGCGCAAATTATTCGCTCCGGCATCATCCCGGCTGGTATGGAAATGATGGATAATTTTAGTATCAATGCCGTAGAAGATGTGGTGGCGACTCAGTGTTATCCCCGGGATGCCCAAGCTATCCTCTTGGTGGAGTTAGACGGTTTGGAAGTGGAAGTTAATAATTATCGTCAACAGGTAAAGGACATTTGTTTACAGTGTGGCGCGCGCACGGTGACGGGCGCTGAAGATGCCCCCACTCGATTAAAATTATGGAAAGGTAGGAAAGCGGCTTTTGCTGCTATGGGTAAAATTAGCCCCGATTATTTTGTCCAAGATGGGGTTGTGCCACGCTCTCAATTACCTTTTGTGTTAGGGGAAATTAATGCCTTGAGCGAAAAATATGGTTATCGTATTGCTAACGTGTTTCATGCTGGGGATGGCAACTTACATCCTTTAATTTTATACAATGGAGCCGAAAAAGGTAGTTTTGAGAAAGTAGAAGAATTGGGAGGAGAAATACTCAAACTCTGCGTTAAAGTAGGGGGAAGCCTCTCTGGTGAGCATGGCATTGGTAGTGATAAAAAATGTTATATGGGGCAAATGTTTAGCGAAGAAGATTTAGAAACGATGCAATATGTGCGCGCAGTTTTTAATCCCTTTGGTTTAGCGAATCCTGAGAAAATTTTTCCCACCCCTCGCACCTGTGGCGAGTCAGCTAACGCTAATAAAACTCAATTTAAAAATATTTCTGCTTTCTAA
- a CDS encoding DUF4351 domain-containing protein, with amino-acid sequence MTELNANYDEPWKEAIGEYFEQFLLFFFPDIYHLIDWSKTPISLDKELSKITADSQDIKRIVDRLFQVWLKDQKTLCILIHIEIQSQYDEDFSQRMFIYHYRIFELKRKPVISLAILGDESQKWRPSHYGYEVGGCQLNLNFPVIKLIDYQEKWSDLEENLNPFAIMIMAHLKTKATTKNLKERSQWKWTLVRSLYEKGYSKIEVVKLFKFIDLMMTLPVELQLNLKEKISQYEEERKMPLISPLEKMAEERGLQQRIDKDKELIIRQLARKLGEINDDLKVQVRALDIDDLETLAEDLFDFNSFDDLQTWLSK; translated from the coding sequence ATGACAGAATTAAATGCTAATTATGACGAACCATGGAAAGAGGCAATCGGGGAATATTTTGAGCAGTTTTTGCTATTTTTCTTCCCCGATATTTACCACCTCATCGATTGGTCGAAAACCCCCATTTCTTTAGATAAAGAATTAAGTAAAATTACTGCTGATTCTCAAGACATCAAAAGGATAGTAGATCGATTATTTCAAGTATGGTTAAAAGACCAAAAAACATTATGTATATTAATTCATATTGAGATCCAAAGTCAGTATGATGAGGATTTTAGCCAACGAATGTTCATCTACCATTATCGTATTTTTGAGCTAAAAAGAAAACCAGTGATTAGCCTTGCTATACTAGGGGATGAAAGCCAAAAATGGCGCCCGTCACACTACGGTTATGAGGTAGGGGGATGTCAACTAAATCTCAATTTTCCTGTGATTAAATTAATTGATTATCAAGAAAAATGGTCAGATTTAGAGGAAAATTTAAACCCTTTTGCTATCATGATCATGGCACATTTAAAAACCAAAGCAACTACTAAAAATTTAAAAGAAAGGTCACAATGGAAATGGACTTTAGTTAGGAGTTTATATGAAAAGGGATACAGTAAAATTGAAGTAGTAAAACTATTTAAGTTTATCGATTTAATGATGACTTTACCAGTAGAACTACAATTAAATTTAAAAGAAAAAATTAGCCAGTACGAGGAGGAAAGAAAAATGCCGTTAATTAGCCCACTAGAAAAAATGGCTGAAGAAAGGGGATTACAGCAACGAATTGATAAAGATAAAGAATTAATTATTCGTCAATTAGCCCGTAAATTAGGAGAAATTAATGATGATTTAAAAGTGCAGGTGAGGGCGCTGGATATTGATGATTTAGAAACTCTAGCAGAGGATTTATTTGATTTTAATAGTTTCGATGATTTACAAACATGGTTATCTAAATGA
- a CDS encoding metallophosphoesterase: MNRRNLHFIGGVITCIIIVIYSMVSTSAPHPISQAPHPITQAPHLISQPSKGDIRLLVISDLNSAYGSTEYEPEVSRALDLILSWQPDLVLCGGDMIAGQKNSLSNAQIQQMWQGFDRIVAQPLRDLQMPFAFTIGNHDGSASFNIAESRFTFQRDRDFAQQYWLSHKEDTRLNFVDSTNFPFYYTFTFQDLFFLVWDASNSRISPQQLQWVRGALTSSQAKNAKMRLMIGHLPLYGVAKGRDKPGEVLNNADQLREMLEQYNVHTYISGHHHAYYPAHKGNLQMLHAGVLGQGSRSLISGNVPPMQNVTLIDIDFESPQLTTYTTYNMKDLTTVKLEDLPPSLNTHNGKIFRRDIS; the protein is encoded by the coding sequence ATGAATCGCAGAAATTTACATTTTATTGGTGGCGTAATTACTTGTATTATTATTGTAATTTATAGTATGGTAAGTACCAGCGCCCCTCACCCCATTTCTCAAGCCCCTCACCCCATTACCCAAGCCCCTCACCTCATTTCTCAACCGTCAAAAGGAGATATAAGATTATTAGTAATTAGCGATCTCAACAGCGCTTATGGCTCAACAGAATACGAGCCAGAAGTGTCACGGGCGCTGGATTTGATCCTTTCATGGCAACCAGATTTGGTACTTTGTGGGGGGGATATGATTGCTGGACAAAAAAACTCCCTTAGCAATGCTCAAATTCAACAAATGTGGCAAGGATTTGATCGTATAGTCGCTCAACCTTTGCGAGATTTACAGATGCCTTTTGCTTTTACCATCGGCAATCATGACGGTTCAGCCAGTTTTAATATAGCAGAAAGTCGATTTACTTTTCAAAGAGATCGAGATTTTGCCCAACAATATTGGCTTAGTCATAAAGAGGATACTCGATTAAACTTTGTCGATAGTACCAATTTTCCCTTTTATTATACCTTTACTTTTCAAGACCTTTTCTTTTTAGTTTGGGATGCTTCTAACAGTCGTATCTCTCCCCAGCAGTTACAATGGGTGCGAGGGGCGCTGACATCCTCACAGGCAAAAAATGCCAAAATGCGCCTTATGATTGGTCATTTACCCCTTTACGGTGTGGCTAAAGGGCGAGACAAACCGGGGGAGGTGCTAAATAATGCTGATCAATTACGGGAAATGTTAGAACAGTATAACGTTCATACTTACATAAGTGGTCATCATCACGCCTATTATCCAGCGCACAAAGGTAATTTACAAATGCTACACGCTGGAGTATTAGGGCAAGGCAGTCGTTCTTTGATTAGTGGAAATGTACCACCTATGCAAAATGTCACTTTAATTGATATTGATTTTGAAAGTCCACAATTAACTACTTATACCACCTATAATATGAAAGATTTAACCACTGTAAAACTAGAAGATTTACCGCCATCTCTTAACACTCATAACGGTAAGATTTTCCGCCGTGACATAAGTTAG
- a CDS encoding NUDIX hydrolase translates to MSIIPELPQILGSRLSFQGRKFQFEVNKYRLPNGVEGEWECIRHPGGALAVPLTDDGKLVLVRQYRFAVKGRLLEFPAGTVEKGENPELTIRREIEEETGYHAQTWHNLGKFPLAPGYSDEYIYAFFAKDLIKLAHPPQQDDDEDIEVVLMTPHEFERAIMTGSSIDAKSICSYFLARHLIHGK, encoded by the coding sequence ATGTCTATAATACCCGAATTACCTCAAATTCTCGGCTCTCGTTTATCATTTCAAGGCAGGAAATTTCAATTTGAAGTGAATAAATATCGTTTACCCAATGGGGTAGAGGGAGAATGGGAATGTATTCGACATCCGGGGGGCGCTTTGGCTGTACCCCTCACCGATGATGGTAAGTTAGTATTAGTAAGACAATATCGTTTTGCTGTCAAAGGTCGATTATTAGAGTTTCCTGCTGGTACAGTAGAAAAAGGAGAAAATCCCGAATTAACTATCAGACGAGAAATAGAAGAAGAAACGGGGTATCACGCCCAAACATGGCATAATCTGGGCAAATTTCCCCTAGCGCCCGGCTATTCAGATGAGTATATTTACGCTTTTTTTGCCAAAGATTTAATAAAATTAGCGCACCCCCCCCAACAGGATGACGATGAAGATATAGAAGTAGTTTTAATGACTCCCCATGAGTTTGAACGAGCTATTATGACAGGTAGTAGTATTGATGCTAAGTCTATTTGTAGTTATTTTTTAGCACGTCATTTAATTCACGGCAAATAA
- a CDS encoding DUF29 domain-containing protein, producing MVQELIKQEKSLYDTDYNLWILKTVEKLAKRDLDSLDWENLIEEVLDLRERKRRKMESLLMRLIEHLLKLGYWEVEREKNRGHWEGEIANLRKLIRKELKASPSLKRYLEEIFDESYQDARDIACKRSRLPLNTFPQTPITDLEQILDENWLP from the coding sequence ATGGTACAAGAATTAATCAAACAAGAAAAAAGTTTATACGATACTGACTATAATCTCTGGATATTAAAAACCGTTGAAAAATTAGCAAAAAGAGATTTAGATTCTCTCGATTGGGAGAATTTAATTGAGGAGGTTTTAGATTTGAGGGAACGCAAAAGAAGGAAAATGGAAAGTCTATTGATGAGATTAATTGAACATCTTTTAAAATTAGGTTATTGGGAAGTGGAAAGAGAAAAAAATCGAGGACATTGGGAAGGAGAAATAGCTAATCTTCGTAAACTCATCAGAAAAGAATTAAAAGCCAGTCCAAGTCTTAAACGTTACCTCGAAGAAATATTTGACGAATCTTATCAGGATGCACGAGATATTGCCTGTAAAAGATCAAGGCTTCCTCTTAATACTTTCCCTCAAACTCCCATTACTGATTTAGAGCAAATTTTAGATGAAAATTGGCTTCCTTAA
- a CDS encoding PEP-CTERM sorting domain-containing protein (PEP-CTERM proteins occur, often in large numbers, in the proteomes of bacteria that also encode an exosortase, a predicted intramembrane cysteine proteinase. The presence of a PEP-CTERM domain at a protein's C-terminus predicts cleavage within the sorting domain, followed by covalent anchoring to some some component of the (usually Gram-negative) cell surface. Many PEP-CTERM proteins exhibit an unusual sequence composition that includes large numbers of potential glycosylation sites. Expression of one such protein has been shown restore the ability of a bacterium to form floc, a type of biofilm.) — translation MLPPYNHKGFSLLTALTLTASVASFAVFSDGAEGAVIITGEETGGNVIFTYSGKIDTTVLDSPINAGTGKLIDPINSRFFSSGDDNFTNNRFYLIFLPGSGPTNFGTAEQILASSATGDLFGFSNSKSSLQIALKNNYVSNDPINGSLTFDNATFSSLGVDDSQSYIWTLLPNNDTITLQFASPTPVPEPSMVLGTVVVLGLGGLFGKRK, via the coding sequence TTGTTACCCCCCTACAACCATAAGGGTTTCAGCCTTCTGACTGCTTTAACTCTTACTGCTAGTGTCGCTAGTTTTGCGGTTTTTAGTGATGGGGCGGAGGGCGCTGTGATTATTACTGGTGAGGAAACTGGTGGTAATGTGATTTTCACTTACTCTGGTAAGATTGATACTACGGTACTTGATTCACCCATTAATGCTGGTACTGGTAAGTTAATTGATCCCATTAATTCTCGGTTCTTTAGTTCTGGGGATGATAATTTTACCAATAACAGATTTTATCTTATTTTTTTACCTGGTTCTGGACCTACAAATTTTGGCACAGCAGAACAAATATTAGCTTCTTCTGCTACTGGTGATTTATTTGGCTTTAGTAATTCAAAATCTTCATTGCAAATTGCACTCAAAAATAATTATGTTTCAAATGATCCTATTAATGGAAGTCTAACTTTTGATAACGCTACTTTTAGTAGTTTAGGAGTTGATGACAGTCAGTCTTATATTTGGACATTACTACCTAATAATGATACTATTACCCTCCAGTTTGCTTCTCCTACCCCTGTGCCAGAACCGAGTATGGTTTTAGGTACCGTGGTGGTTTTGGGTTTAGGCGGTTTATTCGGTAAAAGGAAATAA
- a CDS encoding aldo/keto reductase: protein MNTKRQLGNSALHITPIIMGTWQAGKRMWAGIEDKESIKAIQEAVDLGITTIDTAEVYGEGHSERIVGKALKQRRDEVIYATKVFANHLQYEQVIEACHNSLTNLQTDYIDLYQIHWPSGTWNTPIVPIEETMRALNHLKQEGKIRAIGVSNFSVAQLEEARQYGQIDSIQPPYSLFWRGIEKEIQPYCVEHNISILAYSSLAQGILTGKFGSKPTFAEGDHRKDHRLFQSPHWERVQNGLAQLAPIVKAYNCTPGQGALVWLINQPQTNGIVGARNSQQVKENAQAMHIDFSAEDLQKISDIGKTVTDHLDDNLVMWNFA from the coding sequence ATGAATACTAAAAGACAATTAGGAAACAGCGCCCTCCACATCACCCCCATAATTATGGGAACATGGCAAGCAGGTAAGAGAATGTGGGCGGGAATCGAAGACAAAGAAAGCATCAAAGCCATTCAAGAAGCAGTAGATTTAGGCATCACCACCATCGACACCGCCGAAGTATATGGAGAAGGACATTCCGAGAGAATAGTGGGCAAAGCCTTAAAACAGCGCCGAGATGAAGTGATTTACGCCACCAAGGTATTTGCTAACCATCTGCAATATGAGCAAGTAATCGAAGCCTGTCATAATTCCCTCACCAACTTACAAACCGACTACATCGACTTATACCAAATTCACTGGCCCTCTGGCACTTGGAATACTCCCATCGTACCTATAGAAGAAACCATGAGAGCATTAAATCACCTCAAACAAGAAGGCAAAATACGCGCCATTGGTGTCTCTAACTTCTCCGTAGCGCAGTTAGAGGAAGCGAGACAATATGGGCAAATTGACAGCATTCAACCCCCTTACTCCCTGTTTTGGCGTGGCATTGAAAAGGAAATCCAACCCTACTGCGTGGAGCATAATATTTCAATTTTGGCTTATTCTTCCCTCGCTCAAGGCATTTTAACAGGCAAATTTGGCTCAAAACCAACTTTTGCCGAAGGCGATCACCGCAAAGATCATCGTTTATTTCAATCTCCCCACTGGGAAAGAGTCCAAAATGGTTTAGCACAATTAGCGCCCATCGTCAAGGCTTATAATTGTACTCCGGGGCAAGGGGCGCTGGTGTGGTTAATCAACCAACCGCAAACCAATGGGATTGTGGGCGCTAGAAATAGTCAACAAGTCAAGGAAAATGCTCAAGCGATGCACATTGATTTCAGTGCGGAAGATTTACAGAAAATTAGTGACATCGGTAAAACCGTTACTGATCATTTAGATGATAATTTAGTCATGTGGAATTTTGCTTAA
- a CDS encoding PRC-barrel domain-containing protein, with protein MISDQTRLRNEFINTQVITRSTGKKLGVVKEVLVDVDRREVVALGLRDNALALSGIPKYMYLSSVSQTGDVVLVETEDAIEDMDIELYSVLINSEVVTETGEPLGKVRDFQFNLETGEVDSITIAALGYPQIPDQLISTYQLSVEEIVSSGPNRIIVFEGAEERITQITVGVLERLGIGRPPWEKDDEEMYYAPTTAPENQLPTGMPSRPVAPPMAQRQPVMEENWQEDEWEEVRPMTPPPRRQMQKPLYEEELEETNWGADAIEAEPTPRYQSSDAPRSARYDDAMAEDVWDDEDSEYRPQRVNIPQKKKMPEYEEEY; from the coding sequence ATGATAAGTGACCAAACCCGTTTACGCAACGAATTTATAAATACGCAAGTAATTACTCGAAGTACAGGGAAAAAACTAGGGGTAGTCAAAGAAGTATTAGTGGATGTGGATCGCCGAGAGGTGGTAGCTTTGGGTTTAAGGGATAATGCGTTAGCCCTTTCTGGTATTCCTAAATATATGTATCTTAGTAGTGTGTCTCAAACTGGAGATGTGGTATTAGTGGAGACAGAAGACGCTATCGAAGATATGGACATCGAATTATATAGCGTTTTAATTAATTCTGAAGTAGTTACGGAAACAGGTGAGCCTTTGGGCAAGGTGAGAGATTTTCAATTCAATCTTGAAACTGGAGAAGTTGACTCCATCACTATTGCAGCGCTGGGTTATCCTCAAATTCCTGATCAGTTAATTAGTACCTATCAACTATCAGTAGAAGAAATTGTTAGTAGTGGCCCCAATCGGATTATTGTTTTTGAGGGCGCTGAAGAAAGGATCACACAAATAACAGTGGGAGTTTTAGAACGTTTGGGCATCGGGCGCCCTCCTTGGGAAAAAGATGATGAGGAAATGTATTACGCGCCCACCACCGCCCCCGAAAATCAGTTACCGACGGGGATGCCTTCTCGTCCCGTAGCGCCCCCCATGGCTCAACGTCAGCCCGTTATGGAAGAAAATTGGCAGGAAGATGAATGGGAGGAAGTGCGCCCCATGACGCCTCCCCCGCGCCGTCAAATGCAGAAACCTTTATATGAAGAGGAGTTAGAGGAAACGAACTGGGGTGCTGATGCCATCGAAGCAGAACCAACCCCTCGTTATCAATCCTCTGATGCACCCCGTAGCGCCCGTTATGATGATGCTATGGCGGAAGACGTGTGGGATGATGAAGATTCTGAATATCGTCCTCAACGGGTTAATATTCCCCAGAAAAAGAAAATGCCTGAATATGAGGAAGAATATTAA